One window from the genome of Grus americana isolate bGruAme1 chromosome 14, bGruAme1.mat, whole genome shotgun sequence encodes:
- the PCYOX1L gene encoding prenylcysteine oxidase-like produces the protein MAPPPAALFLPALAAFLAASAAARAPPRSIAVVGAGLGGSAVAYFLQQHFGPQVQLDVYEPAGVGGRLATVTVNKQQYESRGASIHALSLHMQDFVKILGLKHRREVAGKSAIFSGEHFVLEETDWYLLNLFRLWWHYGISFLRLQMWVEEVMEKFMRIYKYQAHGYAFSSLEELLRSLGGDAFVNMTQRSVAESLLEVGVTQRFVDDVIAAVLRSSYGQSVLVPAFAGAMSLAGAQGSTWAVEGGNKLVCSGLLKLTKANVIPARVTGVSLHSSEGKALYQVHYEGSEGQGSAFYDTVVVTTPLHPSRSNFTFENFEPPIADFPGAFQPSVTSVVHGYLNSSYFGFPDPKLFPFASILTTDTPDLFFNAMDNICPVNISAAFRRKQPQEAAVWRVLSQQPLDKQQLKTLFRSYYSVQVTEWQAYPRYDAAKSLPPIVLHENLYYLSGVEWVASSMEMIAVAAKNVALLAYNRWHQDLEKIDQKDLMHKVKTEL, from the exons atggccccgccgcccgccgcgctGTTCCTGCCGGCCCTCGCCGCCTTCCTGGCCGCgtccgccgccgcccgcgccccgccgcgcaGCATCG CCGTGGTGGGCGCCGGGCTGGGCGGCTCGGCCGTCGCCtactttctgcagcagcacttcGGGCCGCAGGTGCAGCTGGACGTGTACGAGCCGGCGGGTGTGGGCGGGCGGCTGGCCACCGTCACCGTGAACAAGCAGCAGTACGAGAGCAGGGGAGCCTCCATCCACGCCCTCAGTCTGCACATGCAGGACTTTGTCAAGATCCTGG gcCTCAAGCACCGGCGCGAGGTGGCGGGGAAGAGCGCCATATTCAGCGGGGAGCACTTCGTCCTGGAGGAGACCGACTGGTACCTGCTCAACCTCTTCCGGCTCTGGTGGCACTATGGCATCAGCTTCCTGCGCCTGCAGATGTGGGTGGAAGAGGTGATGGAGAAGTTCATGAG GATCTACAAGTACCAGGCGCACGGCTATGCCTTCTCCagcctggaggagctgctgcgctCGCTGGGGGGTGATGCCTTTGTCAACATGACGCAGCGCTCGGTGGCGGAGTCCTTGCTGGAGGTGGGCGTCACGCAGCGCTTCGTGGACGATGTCATCGCAGCCGTCCTGCGCTCCAGCTATGGGCAATCGGTGCTGGTGCCTGCCTTTGCAG gaGCCATGTCACTGGCAGGGGCCCAGGGCAGCACCTGGGCGGTGGAAGGAGGAAACAAGCTGGTGTGTTCGGGTCTACTGAAGCTGACCAAAGCCAATGTCATCCCAGCCAGGGTGACAGGCGTCTCTCTGCACAGCTCAG AAGGGAAAGCCCTGTACCAGGTGCACTATGAGGGCAGCGAAGGCCAGGGTTCAGCTTTCTACGACACGGTGGTGGTGACGactcccctgcaccccagcaggAGCAACTTCACCTTTGAGAACTTTGAACCTCCCATCGCCGACTTCCCCGGAGCCTTCCAGCCCTCTGTCACCTCTGTGGTGCACGGCTACCTCAACTCCTCCTACTTCGGCTTCCCTGACCCCAAGCTCTTCCCCTTCGCCAGCATCCTCACCACCGACACCCCTGACCTCTTCTTCAATGCCATGGACAACATCTGTCCTGTCAACATCTCAGCGGCTTTCCGCCGCAAGCAGCCCCAGGAAGCCGCGGTGTGGCgtgtcctctcccagcagccactGGACAAGCAGCAGCTAAAGACCCTCTTCAGGTCCTACTACTCGGTGCAGGTGACAGAGTGGCAGGCGTATCCCCGCTATGACGCCGCTAAGTCCCTCCCACCCATCGTGCTCCATGAAAACCTCTACTACCTCAGTGGCGTGGAATGGGTGGCCAGCTCCATGGAGATGATAGCGGTGGCGGCCAAAAACGTGGCCCTGCTGGCTTACAACCGCTGGCATCAGGACCTGGAGAAAATTGACCAGAAGGACTTGATGCACAAGGTGAAGACTGAGCTGTGA
- the IL17B gene encoding interleukin-17B produces the protein MERAPNLLLLCIFTFAMVLVPEAKDQSKAAKGRRRGLARPPTATPALAWAPDDPYTTMADYERSIQDMVRQLRNSSEPGDTKCQVNLRLWRSNRRSLSPWAYSINHDATRIPADIPEARCLCTGCINPFTMQEDRTMASIPIYSRLPVRRLLCQVLGEAGHQPSGKKKCHKKYQMVMETIAVGCTCIF, from the exons ATGGAGCGGGCTCCAAACCTG cttctcctctgCATCTTCACCTTTGCCATGGTCCTAGTCCCTGAAGCAAAAGACCAAAGCAAGGCAGCgaagggcaggagaaggggcCTGGCACGGCcccccacggccacccctgccCTTGCCTGGGCCCCAGATGACCCCTATACCACCATGGCAGACTACGAGCGCAGCATCCAGGACATGGTGCGCCAGCTTAGAAACAGCTCTGAGCCGGGTGACACCAAGTGCCAAGTCAACTTGAGGCTCTGGAGGTCCAACCGGAGGAGCCTGTCCCCCTGGGCATACAG caTAAACCACGATGCAACGCGGATCCCGGCAGACATCCCTGAGGCCCGATGCCTCTGTACTGGCTGCATCAATCCCTTCACGATGCAGGAGGACCGCACCATGGCCAGCATTCCCATCTACAGCCGGTTGCCCGTCCgccggctgctctgccaggtgCTGGGCGAGGCGGGGCACCAGCCCTCCGGGAAGAAGAAGTGTCACAAGAAGTACCAGATGGTCATGGAGACCATCGCTGTGGGCTGCACCTGCATCTTCTGA